From a single Gemmatimonadota bacterium genomic region:
- a CDS encoding prepilin-type N-terminal cleavage/methylation domain-containing protein, translating into MRRCRAGFSLLELVVSLALGGLVAAALGSLVVTEERLARVHSRRVEWAEAVRAAAAVLAAELRFADAAADLSIVASDSIRLRAFRGTAIACAGVAAGALVRYRGMRAPNAAKDSVLPVESNGPGGAAPLAGSRRVASGCRARAGEDLYTWSLGGIVLSPGTMLLLYESGSYHLSGAALRYRRGGGGRQPLTPETLDDTASSFRLLLGTPGTTPGLPAALEVRLAAAPEVAAPSGVAPPARARLRLALLNPASQAAGAGPPREGP; encoded by the coding sequence ATGAGGCGGTGTCGCGCCGGCTTCTCGCTGCTCGAGCTGGTCGTGAGTCTCGCGCTGGGCGGCCTGGTCGCGGCGGCGCTCGGCAGCCTGGTCGTGACCGAGGAGCGGCTGGCGCGCGTGCATAGCCGGCGAGTCGAGTGGGCGGAAGCGGTGCGCGCCGCCGCGGCGGTCCTGGCGGCGGAGCTGCGCTTCGCCGACGCGGCCGCGGATCTGAGCATAGTCGCGAGCGACTCGATCCGGCTGCGCGCGTTCCGGGGGACGGCCATTGCCTGCGCAGGCGTGGCAGCCGGCGCCCTGGTCAGGTATCGGGGAATGCGCGCTCCGAATGCCGCGAAGGATTCGGTGCTGCCGGTCGAGTCGAACGGGCCGGGCGGCGCCGCGCCGCTGGCGGGCAGCCGGCGAGTCGCGAGCGGATGCCGTGCCCGTGCGGGAGAGGATCTCTACACCTGGAGCCTGGGCGGGATCGTGCTCAGCCCCGGAACGATGCTGCTCCTCTACGAGAGCGGCAGCTATCACCTTTCCGGCGCAGCGCTGAGGTACCGGCGTGGCGGGGGCGGCCGCCAGCCGCTTACGCCGGAAACGCTGGATGACACGGCCAGCAGCTTCCGGCTCCTGCTGGGAACGCCGGGCACTACCCCGGGCCTTCCCGCCGCCCTGGAAGTCCGCCTGGCCGCCGCACCAGAGGTCGCTGCGCCGTCAGGCGTTGCCCCGCCCGCGCGCGCGCGGCTGCGGCTGGC